In Variovorax sp. OAS795, a single window of DNA contains:
- a CDS encoding cupin domain-containing protein — protein MGLRFIFMLTRNDRTVADASQQLQTALGLGVRHIGFKDIGLPLEQLKGLNAAIKAGGATSYLEVVSLDRESEIVSAKAAAEIGVDVLLGGTRVDDVLPILEDTGIRYFPFPGRITGHPSVLEGTIEEIVESARAIAARDGVHGLDLLAYRSAQNVPALMAAVCAAVSKPVYVAGSIATPERIAVVQGAGAAGFTIGTAALDGKYPASGNDVPSQLAAIIRDVAALNKHLSTIPKKNLSTAFAGRAEGQGDNLRIKVARFEGAPCWSFRQHGDELFFVHRGRLLMKFRDREEIVEAGEFIVVPHGVEHCAVALDGEPSEVLLATAAA, from the coding sequence ATGGGTCTACGTTTCATCTTCATGCTCACGCGCAACGACCGCACGGTTGCGGATGCGTCGCAGCAGCTCCAGACGGCCCTCGGCCTCGGGGTGCGGCACATCGGGTTCAAGGACATCGGCTTGCCGCTCGAGCAGCTGAAGGGGCTGAATGCGGCGATCAAGGCCGGCGGCGCAACGTCCTACCTGGAAGTGGTGTCGCTCGACCGCGAAAGCGAAATCGTTTCGGCAAAGGCAGCCGCCGAGATCGGTGTCGACGTTCTACTGGGGGGCACGCGGGTCGATGACGTGCTGCCGATCCTCGAGGACACCGGCATCCGGTACTTCCCGTTCCCGGGCCGGATCACCGGGCACCCGAGCGTGCTGGAAGGCACCATCGAGGAAATCGTTGAAAGTGCCCGGGCGATTGCGGCGCGGGATGGCGTGCATGGCCTGGACCTGTTGGCCTATCGTTCGGCCCAAAACGTGCCCGCGTTGATGGCGGCCGTCTGCGCCGCGGTCTCCAAGCCCGTCTACGTTGCGGGCTCGATCGCCACCCCTGAACGGATTGCAGTCGTCCAGGGCGCAGGGGCAGCGGGCTTCACGATCGGGACGGCGGCACTGGACGGCAAATACCCGGCCAGCGGGAATGACGTGCCGAGCCAGCTCGCCGCCATCATTCGCGACGTCGCTGCACTGAACAAGCATCTTTCGACCATTCCGAAGAAGAATTTGTCGACGGCCTTTGCCGGACGGGCCGAGGGGCAGGGCGACAACCTGCGAATCAAGGTCGCCAGGTTCGAGGGAGCCCCCTGCTGGTCATTCAGGCAGCACGGCGATGAGCTGTTCTTCGTTCATCGGGGGCGCCTGCTAATGAAGTTCCGTGACCGCGAGGAGATCGTCGAGGCCGGCGAGTTCATCGTCGTACCGCATGGGGTCGAGCATTGTGCGGTGGCCCTGGACGGGGAACCGTCGGAGGTGTTGCTGGCAACTGCGGCTGCCTAG